The following coding sequences lie in one Candidatus Kryptobacter tengchongensis genomic window:
- a CDS encoding ATP-dependent Lon protease, with protein sequence MVKLKLKKKFTELKPEELRWACPVEKLHFETTEEVEPLEDIIGQERALKALKLGTELFAPGYNIFVCGLTGTGRMTTIKHILKQISPKAPQAPDRCYVYNFKNPDEPRLLEFPRGQAIMFKRNMEAMIFYLKQKIPRTLEDEKYIEARNKIIEKYQRKEQELFREFQKKVESERFAIINMQVENVVKPSIVPIIEGKPVPVEQLVNLAKSGKISEETVREIQQKYLELQAQMQEVFKKEMVLTRELAKELEELERDAVRSIVDGIIDEIKEQFKIPKVHEYLDDVRKHILNNLNIFKMSAEQGKMPFPMPEQKDEVDPFLPYRVNVILDNSEQEGVPVIIETTPTFANIFGTIEKVYDSRGFWRTDFTKIKAGSLLKADGGYLVINARDALSEPGVWKALKRTLMYRKLEIQPIDVFFQISSISLKPEPIEVNTKVIMLGDPELYHLLYEYDEDFQKIFKIKADFDFEMNLTDEVIVQYAKFVRKMCRDENLKPFDKGAIGKVIEFAVRQAGRRDKITTKFSIIADLIREANYWAGVDGSEFVKTEHVQKAIEESFDRKKMIEDKIKELIAKGVILVDVTGERVGQVNGLTIYEMGDYKFGRPVRITASVSMGRAGIINIERESNLSGRIHDKGVLILAGYLREKYAQDKPLTLSASICFEQSYSGIDGDSASSTELYALLSALSGLPIKQGIAVTGSVNQKGDIQPIGGVNEKIEGFFDVCKAKGLTGEQGVIIPKRNVDDLMLRDDVIEAVKNGMFHIYPVETIDEGIEILTGVKAGKRLKNGEFEPGTVNYLVDKRLREISKGLKKFTSD encoded by the coding sequence ATGGTTAAACTTAAATTAAAAAAGAAATTTACCGAGTTAAAACCTGAAGAACTTCGCTGGGCATGTCCTGTTGAGAAATTACATTTTGAAACAACGGAAGAAGTTGAACCGCTTGAGGATATAATTGGGCAGGAGAGAGCGTTGAAGGCTTTGAAGCTTGGGACGGAGCTTTTTGCGCCTGGGTATAACATATTTGTTTGTGGTTTAACCGGGACGGGGCGGATGACGACGATAAAGCATATCCTAAAACAAATTTCACCTAAAGCTCCTCAAGCACCTGATAGATGTTATGTTTATAACTTTAAAAATCCAGATGAGCCACGGCTTCTTGAGTTTCCCCGTGGGCAGGCGATAATGTTCAAACGTAATATGGAAGCGATGATTTTTTATCTAAAGCAAAAAATACCGAGAACGCTTGAGGATGAAAAATATATTGAGGCAAGAAACAAGATAATTGAGAAATATCAAAGAAAAGAGCAGGAATTGTTTCGTGAGTTTCAGAAAAAAGTTGAAAGCGAGAGGTTTGCGATTATAAACATGCAAGTTGAAAATGTCGTCAAGCCGAGCATTGTCCCGATAATTGAGGGGAAACCTGTCCCTGTGGAGCAGCTTGTTAATCTTGCAAAGTCGGGGAAGATCTCTGAGGAAACAGTCCGTGAGATTCAGCAAAAATATCTTGAGTTACAGGCGCAGATGCAAGAAGTTTTTAAAAAGGAGATGGTGCTTACAAGGGAGTTGGCAAAGGAGCTTGAAGAACTTGAGCGTGATGCAGTGAGGTCAATTGTTGATGGAATAATTGATGAGATCAAAGAACAGTTTAAAATTCCCAAAGTCCATGAATATCTTGATGATGTGAGGAAGCATATTTTAAATAATCTTAACATTTTCAAGATGTCAGCCGAGCAGGGTAAGATGCCATTTCCAATGCCTGAGCAGAAAGATGAGGTTGATCCATTTTTGCCGTATCGTGTAAATGTCATCCTTGACAATTCGGAACAGGAGGGCGTGCCTGTTATAATTGAAACGACGCCGACATTTGCAAATATATTTGGAACAATTGAAAAAGTTTATGATTCTCGTGGCTTTTGGAGAACTGATTTCACAAAGATAAAAGCTGGCTCGCTTCTCAAGGCTGACGGTGGTTATCTTGTTATAAATGCAAGGGATGCACTAAGTGAACCTGGGGTATGGAAGGCGCTTAAAAGAACATTGATGTATAGAAAACTTGAAATTCAACCAATTGATGTTTTCTTTCAAATAAGTTCAATCTCGTTAAAGCCCGAACCGATTGAGGTAAACACAAAAGTTATAATGCTTGGTGACCCTGAACTTTATCATTTGCTTTATGAATATGATGAAGATTTTCAGAAAATTTTCAAGATAAAAGCTGATTTTGATTTTGAGATGAATTTAACCGATGAAGTTATTGTTCAGTATGCTAAATTTGTGCGAAAAATGTGCCGTGATGAGAATTTGAAACCTTTTGATAAAGGTGCGATTGGGAAAGTTATTGAATTTGCCGTTAGACAGGCGGGAAGAAGAGATAAAATTACGACAAAGTTTAGCATCATAGCTGATTTAATTCGTGAAGCAAATTACTGGGCTGGGGTTGATGGGAGCGAATTTGTGAAAACAGAACATGTCCAAAAAGCCATTGAAGAAAGTTTTGACAGAAAGAAGATGATAGAGGATAAAATTAAGGAGCTAATTGCGAAAGGTGTGATACTTGTTGATGTCACAGGTGAAAGAGTTGGGCAAGTTAATGGCTTGACAATTTATGAGATGGGGGATTACAAATTTGGTAGACCTGTTAGAATTACAGCAAGTGTTTCAATGGGAAGGGCTGGGATTATCAATATAGAGCGGGAGTCAAATTTAAGCGGTAGAATTCATGATAAAGGGGTTTTAATTCTTGCTGGCTATTTGAGGGAGAAGTATGCTCAGGATAAACCGCTTACACTTTCTGCAAGCATTTGTTTTGAGCAGTCTTATTCTGGGATAGATGGTGACAGCGCATCTTCAACTGAACTTTATGCTTTGCTTTCCGCTCTTTCTGGACTGCCGATAAAGCAAGGGATAGCGGTGACGGGCTCTGTGAATCAAAAAGGTGATATACAACCAATTGGTGGGGTAAATGAAAAAATTGAGGGATTCTTTGATGTTTGCAAGGCGAAAGGGTTAACAGGTGAACAGGGCGTGATAATTCCAAAGAGAAATGTTGACGATTTGATGTTGAGAGATGATGTGATTGAAGCGGTGAAAAATGGGATGTTTCATATTTATCCTGTTGAGACAATTGATGAAGGAATTGAAATTTTAACTGGTGTGAAGGCTGGGAA
- a CDS encoding Cupin domain-containing protein — translation MNQNNVRFLKFENYRWNGVEVKKYKDENKTWLNVCRQVIAGKAGEKIKFHLRYFEIEPGGYSTLEKHKHEHVVICVRGRGKAIAGNEVFEMGFMDVLYIGSNVPHQFVNDSDEAFGFFCIVDAKRDKPKLLTKKEIFNLLRDEKISKVIRIPETYAGLK, via the coding sequence ATGAACCAAAATAATGTCCGATTTTTGAAGTTTGAAAACTATAGATGGAACGGGGTTGAGGTTAAAAAATATAAGGATGAAAATAAAACATGGCTTAATGTCTGCAGACAGGTGATAGCTGGGAAAGCGGGTGAGAAGATAAAATTTCATTTAAGATATTTTGAAATTGAACCGGGTGGATATTCAACGCTTGAAAAACATAAACATGAACATGTTGTTATCTGCGTCAGAGGGCGGGGAAAGGCGATAGCTGGGAATGAGGTTTTTGAAATGGGATTTATGGATGTTTTATATATCGGTTCAAATGTTCCGCATCAATTTGTAAATGATTCAGATGAAGCGTTTGGATTTTTCTGCATAGTTGACGCAAAGAGGGATAAACCAAAACTTTTAACAAAGAAGGAGATTTTTAACCTGTTAAGAGATGAAAAAATAAGTAAGGTCATACGAATACCTGAGACCTACGCGGGGTTAAAGTAA
- a CDS encoding Tetraheme cytochrome c subunit of nitrate or TMAO reductase, which produces MSKVKFFALAFLPILIISSFILIYPSKTDAVKLNSKECVDCHVSKKITASAIRDWQLSKHYEAEVGCADCHIPVKEAVKEIHESKSNCEDKRVRRLVSPKNCAQCHEDKVNEFERGKHALAWVAMMAMPTTKDQPSVLIEGEKGCGGCHRIGRDEGKCDACHTRHRFSAAEARRPEACMTCHMGFDHPQWEMWSTSKHGTIYAVEKDKWDFSKPLSEWYKEPYKADPKTPRAPVCQTCHMPNGDHGVRTAWGFLALRVAEKDPEWQKLRNTIMRGLGVLDEKGNFTERVKIVEAGKVVRLTAEEWQAERDRMLRVCSQCHSPSFAKEQLDKADEVIKESDKLMAEAIEIVESLYKDGILERPKDYPLHTDLLRFYEVRHPIEQKLYVMFLEHRMRSFQGAFHMNPDYQHWYGWAELKRDLAEIKHEAEMLRKQFAQTRRKK; this is translated from the coding sequence ATGAGTAAAGTCAAGTTCTTTGCCCTTGCTTTCTTGCCGATTTTAATAATCTCATCTTTTATCCTCATATATCCTTCAAAAACTGACGCTGTTAAATTAAACTCAAAGGAGTGTGTTGATTGTCATGTCTCAAAAAAGATAACAGCGAGCGCTATTCGGGATTGGCAGTTAAGCAAGCATTATGAGGCTGAGGTTGGATGTGCGGATTGTCATATTCCAGTGAAAGAGGCTGTTAAGGAAATTCACGAATCAAAGAGCAATTGTGAGGATAAAAGAGTTAGAAGGCTTGTTTCTCCAAAAAATTGCGCGCAATGTCATGAAGATAAAGTGAACGAATTTGAGCGAGGTAAACATGCCCTTGCTTGGGTTGCTATGATGGCTATGCCCACAACTAAAGATCAGCCAAGTGTGCTAATTGAGGGTGAAAAGGGTTGCGGTGGCTGTCATAGAATCGGGAGAGATGAGGGTAAATGCGATGCATGTCATACAAGACATAGATTTTCTGCTGCGGAAGCCAGAAGACCCGAGGCGTGCATGACCTGTCACATGGGGTTTGACCATCCACAATGGGAGATGTGGAGCACATCAAAACATGGGACCATCTACGCAGTGGAAAAGGATAAATGGGATTTCAGCAAACCTTTGAGTGAATGGTATAAAGAACCTTACAAAGCTGACCCTAAGACACCAAGAGCTCCAGTTTGCCAAACGTGTCATATGCCAAATGGAGATCATGGGGTTAGAACAGCATGGGGATTCCTTGCATTAAGAGTTGCTGAGAAAGACCCCGAATGGCAAAAGTTGAGAAATACAATCATGCGTGGTCTTGGAGTTCTTGATGAAAAAGGAAACTTTACAGAAAGAGTGAAGATTGTTGAAGCTGGGAAAGTTGTGAGGTTAACGGCTGAGGAATGGCAGGCGGAGAGAGATAGAATGTTAAGAGTTTGCTCCCAATGTCATAGCCCAAGCTTTGCAAAAGAACAACTTGATAAGGCAGATGAAGTTATAAAAGAATCTGATAAACTTATGGCTGAGGCGATTGAGATAGTTGAATCTCTTTATAAAGATGGAATACTTGAAAGACCAAAAGATTATCCGTTGCACACTGATCTGTTGAGATTTTATGAGGTTCGTCATCCTATTGAGCAAAAGCTTTATGTTATGTTTCTTGAACACAGGATGCGGAGTTTTCAAGGTGCTTTTCATATGAATCCAGATTATCAACACTGGTATGGATGGGCTGAGTTGAAGCGTGACCTTGCGGAAATAAAACACGAAGCGGAGATGTTAAGAAAACAATTTGCTCAAACGAGACGGAAGAAGTGA